In Anolis carolinensis isolate JA03-04 unplaced genomic scaffold, rAnoCar3.1.pri scaffold_15, whole genome shotgun sequence, the DNA window atcgcattcaaagcacccccgacagatggccatccagcctctgcttaaaagcctccaaggaaggagcctccaccacggccccggggagagagttccactgtcgaacagcccttctcacagtgaggaagttcttcctgatgttcaggtggaatctccttcctttcctgtagtttgaagcccttgttcccttgtgtcctagtctgcagggcagcagaaaggaagctccctccctcctccctaggacttcccttcacgtatttgtacatggctatcatgtctcctctcagccttctcttctgcaggctaaacatgcccagctctttcagccgctcctcatagggcttgttctccagacccttcatcattttagtcgccctcctctggacgctctccagcttgtcaacatctcccttcaactgtggtgcccaaaactggacacagtgtgattccaggtgtggtctgaccaaggcagaatagaataagggggagcaggacttccctggatctagacgctattcccctcttgatgcaggacagaatcccgttggcttttttgccgccgcatcacattcctggctcatgttccccttcctccccacgaggactccaaggtctttttcgcacacactgctgtcaagccaggcatcgtcccccattctgtatctttgatttccattttttctgccgaagtgaagtctcttgcatttgtaagATGCTCTCCACTGTTGGAGGCAGGGGTGCGAATCATGTCATTGGcccgccttgattagcactgaacggCTTTGCAGctttaaggcctggctgcttcctgcctggctgtGGATTAATGCCCAGGGTGGATGAGTGGGAGTGAGAGAGAAAGACCTCTCCTCTGTTGGAGGCAGGGGTGCGAATCATGCCATTGGCCCACCTTGGTTAGGACTGAACAGCTTTGCAGctttaaggcctggctgcttcctgcctggctgtggattaatgcccagggtgggtgggtgggagtgaGAGAGAAAGACCTCTCCTCTGTTGGAGGCAGGGGTGCGAATCATGTCATTGGCCCGCCTTGGTTAGCACTGAACAGCTTTGCAGctttaaggcctggctgcttcctgcctggctgtggattaatgcccagggtgggtgggtgggagtgaGAGAGAAAGACCTCTCCTCTGTTGGAGGCAGGGGTGCGGATCTTGCCATTGGCCCGCCTTGGTTAGGACTGAacagctttgcagctgcaaggcctggctgcttcctgcccgggtgTGGATTATTGCCgatggtgggtgggtgggagtgagatggaaagatctctcgtctgttggaggcaaggttGTGTTTCTTGCCATTAGCCCGCCTTGGTTAGCACTGAACGGCCTTGCACATCCACATCTCTCATCCTAGACATCATTCCACaaggatatatataaacccctccgaacaaaggattcccctatgcagggagcagccaggcattgaagctccaaggccattcaatgctaaccatgttggccaatggcaacattcccattgTTGCCTCCagtagagaagagttctttctccctcccgctCACCACATCCATGCAAGGAGCAGCCagcctttgcagctgcaaggccgttCATTGCTCACCAAGATGGGCCAATGGCAACATCCTCACCctggcctcccacagacaagaattcattctctctcccaccctggacatcagggatataaaccccacccaacaacggattcccccaggtagggagcagccagcctttgcagctgcaaggccattctgtGCTCACCAAGTTCGCCAGTGGCAACATTCCCATTCTTGCCTCCAACGTTCAGGTGCAAGCCTCCAAATCCTCTGCAACCTCCAACCTTCCAACTCCTTCTTCCTTGTCAATATTTATGCTCCTAACAATGCAAAAGCCCCTTTCTTTGAACAACTTTGGAAAGAGATGGAAGATATTGACTACAAATCtttttaatactgtatatatattaccgtagcttggggacccggcagtgcctgggttattaggcGGCCTTGTTTGTTTTAGGATGATAGgtcatatcactgaagtttggtccagatccgtcattgccTGGGTTCAGTGTTGTTTGGataagggcgaactacaactcccagattcccaggacagGCAGCCCCAAACCCTTGCACCCCCCAACCcttggtttgtgtgccaagtttagtccagaaccgtcgttggctgagttcagtgctctctggattagggtgaactacaactcacaaaatcAAGGTCCAGTACCACAAACCATGgggtttctctgtgccaagtttcgtcctaggccattgtcagtgggggtcacagtataagtactgcaagtcccatcatctgtggcaagTGTGGCccggatccatcattggttgggtccacagtgctctctggatggaagtcaagtacaactcctgtaaatcatggtgaattctccccaaacctcttgttcctCTGTTAACCGTGTGCCAtaagaaagggtaggaaagggtaaagggagaagcagtgggaggggtcatgcaaattatgGAACTCCTGGCTGTCCATTCAGGAGGAAAAACGTCTAGGGTGAAATGGTCCCTGCATGATCGCCTTGCCTTGGGTTCCAAAAACTTCTGGAATAGGGTAGTAGAGCTTTCAATCGTAGCTTTCTGGAGGTTCTTTCCCCCAGAAGAAAACGACTATACCTTCTTCTCTGATCGACACAAGAGATTAAATCATTCTTTCAGATAAATACCCATCCAGAAAAGACagcaaaaaatgaatgaattacaggagattaaagaaaaggaaagacaaTTTAATAAAAGTTGTAACAAATGTAAAACTCCCAACATGAGACAAACAACTTCATCAACAAGGCTTCTTCCCAGTGtgtgtcctttgatgtgaacgcagacttccactctcagtgaagctctgtccacactccagacatgtgtaaggtttctccccagtgtgagtcctctgaTGTGAAAGTAGATATCCACTTctagtgaagctctgtccacattccaggcatttatagggtttctccccagtgtgaatcctttgatgtgaaacTAGATTTCCCCTCTGAGTGAAGCTtattccacactcctggcatgtatagggcttctccccagtgtgagtcattTGATGCGAGCGTAGACTTCCATTCtcaatgaagctctttccacactccaagcatgtgtagggtttctctccagtgtgagtcctttgatgtgaacgtagatgtcccctctgagtgaagctcatcccacactcctggcatgtatagggtttctctccagtgtgcgttctttgatgtctatgtagactCCCACTCTCAGtgaaacacattccacactccatacacttatagggtttctccccagtgtgagtcctttgatgtgaacgcagATTTAcattctgactgaagctctttccacactccaggcatttataaggtttctccccagtgtgagtcctttgatgtgaacgcagACTTCCACTCTCAatgaaactctgtccacactccaggcatatatagggtttctccccggtgtgagtcctttgatgtgaaagcAGATGTCCGCTCCtagtgaagctctgttcacattccaggcatttatagggtttctccccggtgtgagtcctttgatgtgaaagtAGATTTCGCCTCTGAGTGAAGCTTATGCCACACTCCAAAcacttatagggtttctccccagtgtgggtcctttgatgtgtcttcagatgtccaagctgactaaagttctttccacattcaatTCCGTTATAATCTTTGTTCTCCATTTTTACAgtgttatgtacatatatataattgtaatatggaCACTTGACTCttgttttttccctttctgatctAAAGAGAGATCAGCACCTTGAGAGGATTTATTTTTCCTATAGGACTGTTTTTCTTATTGCtctttggtttccaaattcctCAATATCCACTAGAAGCTGGTTTGTTTCTCATCACGCCAGAGGACCCTCATGttctggtcaagaaagaagaaataaaaagttaAACATGAAGCCTCAAACCTTCAACATTATCCTCTTTCCCCTTTATGGATCATGCAGAAAATGCAAATACCAAGAAATAGAGGCATTAAGTGTCTGAAGGACATATACTGAAACCAGCAAAAGCAATGAACACGACAGAGACAAAAGTCGATCCTGGTTCAAAGGTGATTCAGCAAACAcagagcaaggaaggaaggaaggacgaaggGAATGAATGGTGGCTGGAAGGTATGTGGGAAGGACACAAGACATGAAGGAATAAAAGAATGACAAGAGTGgagagaaggaaatgaaggaaagagtgaaggaaggcaggcaaaaaagaacagaagaaagaaaggcaatagggaagaaaagggagggaggggaactgCTTTCTATGTTAGAGGGTTACACCAATTTCATTGGGTCAATCCCAAATGTGGTGAAAGGAATGGAAGAAAGAATGTGTTTCAGTGAATAACCAGCACGTGATCAATGCTAATTTcataacagtagagtctcgcttattcaacactagcttgggtacccggtgttGCCCGGATGATTTGAAAGGAGCCTTGTTTGCTGTTGGATGTTCGGTAATATCAGTTTGATCATATGTTCCACTATGTATTTgcatcccagattcccagggcaatcttaataataataataataataataaaactttatttataccccgccaccatctccccatggggactcggggcggctcacaacgttacaaaagtaacagcattaaacaatatacacagtttaaaacacaagaagatgataaaacagaagttaaaacaaaggtttatataatagtaataatatcaaacaaccaccaatgcaaatccgtcaacttcaaaggtgggggggggggggggggcgctatagcagcaatataagataaaatcattagattaaaataccccgatgaaaggagcctaataacattcaggacagaattataatgaggctggtcttCTTCTTGAAACACCTGGCAGGAtttacagttggtcatgttgagtCCGTGTGGCAAgtgtggggttcagagtgctcttagattgcaagtgaactatacatcccagtccctgcaAGTCctctaaatcatggtgaattctccccaagtatctctagtatgtttagttgctgataAATTCCTCTGTTTCatatgtgccataggaaagggtaggaaaggggaTGAATCCAGacatggaagaggaagaagaggaggaggaagatggagaTCAGACTTTACTCAAATAATGTTAACGGGCTAAACTCaccacagaaaagaaaaaaaatatttaatatcaTTAAGAAAGGAAGATATGACATATTGGCATTGCAAGAAACGCTCATCTCCCAAAAACATGTATCACATCTGACTCAAAAATCAATTGGACAAGAATATTACTCCTCAGCCGTCGAAAAAAAACGTGGAGTACTAATTTATGCAAATCCAAGACTCAATACACAATTAGCATTTAAAGATGAAGATGGAAGAATAGTAGGAATTATATTACAACTTGATAGCCAAAAGATTCTAATCTGTAACATATATACGCCAAATGGTCCCAAAACAGCATTCACAACAAAACTTTCAGAATTAATTATGAATCAAGAATACGACGAATCGATAATGGGAGACTTTCATGGAATAATGGATAAGAATTGGGACAAAAAAgataaggagaagaaaaggagggcttacaagttatatgtacatacaatacattatactattagcatagcacaatacaagtactatatattaatttatttattatttatttatttacagcatttatattccgcctttctcaccccgaaggggactcagggcggatcacattacacatattaggcaaacattgaatgccttttaacataggacaaagacaaacaacaacatagctccgagcgggcctcgaacttatgacctcctggtcagtgatccattgcagttaattgcaatggcttgctctcccatctgcgccacagccccggtatagtacaatatattgtactatagtggtatagtactatagtggtatagtacaatatactgtactataccactatactattatattattagtaatattacatataatatattatattgaattggatcattattatattatattgtattacattacaacactattatcaatattatatgtatatatatgacattatatattattgtatattatattgcatattatatacaatataatatgtgtgtgtgtgtatatatattatcgGCATAGCATGTTGCTCGGGAGAAGGGCCCCCAACTGATGTCGCAGGAGACAAggtggaactgtcttcctggctccCATTCTTCTCTCTGGCCTCAGAGCGTGAGTTGGTGATGAGATGAGCGGCCTCCAACTAACAGACAGATTTTGTACCGAtagaatatatatagatatcttagGCAGAGAGAGATTGAGCAGACGTATTCCATCTGCACAATTGTGAGTagaacgtgagtagatcaataggtacagctcctaccgtgtttccccaaaaataagacagtgtcttatattattttttgcttccaaagatgcgctaggtcttattttcaggggatgtcttatttttccatgaagaagaattcacatttattgttgaacaaaaaaaatgaacatttattatatacagtagagtctcacttatccaacacttgcttatccaacattctggattatccaatgcatttttgtagtcaatgttttcaatatataatgatattttggtacgaaattcgtaaatacagtaattactacgtagcattactgcgtattgaactactttttctgccagatttgttgtataacatgatgttttggtgctcaatttgtaaaatcataacctaatttgatgtttaataggcttctccttagcctctccttattatccaacatattcgcttatccaacgttctgctggcccgtttatgttggataagtgagactctactgtactgtacagtagttttcatcacaaaccaacataaccaaaccagacaaactgtgactcctgtcaagaatttcttgttattaccattatttccatgtacaactggtatgtatatttaccaatcttacatgctctggtgttttgttttgcgggcgccaggcatgcttccaaacaaaaactttgtgaggtcttattttcgggggaggccttatatttagcaattcagcaaaacctctgctaggtcttatttttgggggatgtcttattttcggggggggggggggaagggtattggcgggaaggtaaccttGGCGCTCCATGCCGTCCTGCCCGTGGCCATGTgcccttggagacgtctacggacaaagccggctcttgggcttagaaggggagacgcccccccccccccccccgagtcggACACATAGGAGCAGGCACGGGCCCTCTTCGGCCTTCCCCCTTCGCTCCCTCCCTTCAGgcgttttgacttcaactcccacaattcctagcagcctaccgaccgcaaggaactgtgggagttgaagtccaaaacgcctgaagGAAGCGAGGGAGGGGAGGCCGAAGAGGGCCGGTGCCTGAGCGAGGCCGTTCCTGGCTTGGCTCCTCTTCCCTCCCGACCCGAAGACGAAGCCTCACCTGGCGCCCCTTCCCGTCCCTTCGGAGCTTCGCAGGCGGGAAGGAAGGAACGGAGAGAACCGAGGGGAGCCGGCCGGGCCTCCGCGTCCTCTCTCCGCCAAGAGCGAGCCGGCGGGAGGGGGCACTTCCGGCTCCGAAGGCGGAGTCTGCCCGGCAACAGGGAGGGGCGGGACCCGGATGGCGCCCCAGTCCCTGATTGGCGGTATACGAATCCTTCATTGGTCAAATTAAAATATTGGTAGGGTTTCTACTAAAAACTCCCAGTGTTCAGTGCCATGGCCCCAAAA includes these proteins:
- the LOC134294488 gene encoding zinc finger protein ZFP2-like — protein: MENKDYNGIECGKNFSQLGHLKTHQRTHTGEKPYKCLECGISFTQRRNLLSHQRTHTGEKPYKCLECEQSFTRSGHLLSHQRTHTGEKPYICLECGQSFIESGSLRSHQRTHTGEKPYKCLECGKSFSQNVNLRSHQRTHTGEKPYKCMECGMCFTESGSLHRHQRTHTGEKPYTCQECGMSFTQRGHLRSHQRTHTGEKPYTCLECGKSFIENGSLRSHQMTHTGEKPYTCQECGISFTQRGNLVSHQRIHTGEKPYKCLECGQSFTRSGYLLSHQRTHTGEKPYTCLECGQSFTESGSLRSHQRTHTGKKPC